In a genomic window of Colius striatus isolate bColStr4 chromosome 2, bColStr4.1.hap1, whole genome shotgun sequence:
- the SGK1 gene encoding serine/threonine-protein kinase Sgk1 isoform X2 translates to MTVKAAEASGPTLTYSKMRGMVAILIAFMKQRRMGLNDFIQKIATNSYACKHPEVQSILKISQPQEPELMNANPSPPPSPSQQINLGPSSNPHAKPSDFHFLKVIGKGSFGKVLLARHKAEEQFYAVKVLQKKAILKKKEEKHIMSERNVLLKNVKHPFLVGLHFSFQTADKLYFVLDYINGGELFYHLQRERCFLEPRARFYAAEIASALGYLHSLNIVYRDLKPENILLDSQGHIVLTDFGLCKENIEHNGTTSTFCGTPEYLAPEVLHKQPYDRTVDWWCLGAVLYEMLYGLPPFYSRNTAEMYDNILNKPLQLKPNITNSARHLLEGLLQKDRTKRLGAKEDFMEIKSHIFFSPINWDDLINKKITPPFNPNVSGPSDLRHFDPEFTDEPVPSSIGQSPDSILITASVKEAAEAFLGFSYAPPVDSFL, encoded by the exons ATGACTGTGAAAGCAGCCGAGGCGTCTGGTCCTACCTTGACTTACTCGAAGATGAGGGGAATGGTGGCTATCCTCATAG cTTTCATGAAGCAGAGAAGAATGGGACTGAACGATTTCATTCAGAAGATAGCCACCAACTCCTATGCATGCAAGCA CCCTGAAGTTCAGTCTATCTTGAAAATCTCCCAGCCTCAAGAGCCTGAGCTTATGAATGCTAATCCTTCTCCTCCG CCCAGTCCTTCACAGCAGATCAATCTTGGTCCATCATCCAACCCACATGCCAAACCATCAGACTTTCATTTCTTAAAAGTGATCGGAAAAGGCAGTTTTGGGAAG GTTCTCCTTGCACGGCATAAGGCAGAAGAGCAGTTCTATGCTGTTAAAGTCCTGCAGAAAAAAGCAATCCTGAAGAAGAAGGAG GAGAAGCACATTATGTCGGAGCGCAATGTCCTGCTGAAAAATGTGAAACACCCTTTCCTGGTCGGGCTTCACTTTTCCTTCCAAACTGCAGACAAATTGTATTTTGTCCTAGACTACATCAATGGTGGAGAG TTGTTCTACCATCTCCAGAGGGAACGTTGCTTCCTGGAGCCGAGAGCCCGATTCTATGCTGCTGAAATTGCCAGTGCTCTGGGCTACCTGCACTCCCTGAACATCGTTTATCG CGACTTGAAGCCAGAGAATATCTTGCTTGATTCGCAGGGACACATTGTCTTGACTGACTTTGGACTCTGCAAAGAAAACATAGAGCACAATGGCACAACCTCCACCTTCTGCGGCACACCAGAG TATCTTGCTCCTGAAGTCCTTCATAAGCAGCCCTATGACCGGACTGTGGACTGGTGGTGCCTTGGAGCAGTCCTGTATGAGATGCTTTATGGCCTG CCACCCTTTTACAGCAGGAACACGGCAGAAATGTATGACAACATCTTGAACAAACCCTTGCAGCTGAAGCCAAACATTACTAACTCGGCTAGACATCTCCTGGAAGGGCTCCTGCAGAAGGACAGGACAAAGAGGCTTGGCGCCAAGGAGGACTTT ATGGAGATTAAGAGTCACATCTTCTTCTCCCCAATTAACtgggatgatctcattaataagaAGATTACACCCCCTTTTAACCCAAATGTG AGTGGCCCCAGTGACCTGCGACACTTTGATCCAGAGTTTACAGATGAGCCAGTGCCCAGCTCCATCGGCCAGTCCCCAGACAGCATCCTCATCACTGCGAGTGTCAAAGAAGCTGCTGAGGCGTTTCTGGGCTTCTCCTATGCCCCACCAGTGGACTCTTTCTtgtga